The genomic DNA CTGGCCACCAAAATGGCTTTTTCCGCCGCCCGCGCCATTATGGATGAGGCCGAGGAAACGGGAGAAAAGCCCAAAGGGGCTGTGGCTATTTTCTCGCTCGAAATGTCGGCAGAACAGTTGGCCACACGTATTCTGTCTGAACAGGCAGAGGTTTCGGGCGAGCGTATCCGCCGTGGTGATATTGGGCAGAAGGAGTTTGACCGCTTTGTGCGTGTCAGCCACGAACTGGCCCGCCTGCCATTGGTGATTGATGATACGCCAGCTATTTCCCTTTCCGCCATGCGCACACGCTGCCGTAGGTTAAAGCGTACGCAGGGCCTATGCCTTGTGGTGGTGGATTACCTCCAGCTTATGCGGCCATCTGTTGGCACCCGCCCAGAAAGCCGCGTGTTGGAAATTTCCATGATTACGCAGGGCCTTAAAGCCATTGCCAAGGAATTGGAAGTGCCCGTTATTGCGCTTTCCCAGCTTTCCCGTCAGGTGGAAAGCCGAGAAGACAAGCGGCCTATGCTATCGGATTTGCGTGAATCTGGCTCCATTGAGCAGGACGCCGATGCGGTGATGTTTGTGTACCGTGATGAATATTACCTGCAACAGCGTATGCCCAAGGAAACAGCTTTTGAATCCATGGAGAAATACTCTATGGCGATGGATGAATGGCAGCGCAAGATGAGCCTGGTGCATAATAAGGCCGAGCTTATTTTGGAAAAGCAGCGTCATGGCCCCACGGGCACTATCAATCTGTTTTTCGAAGGCGAATACACACGCTTTGCAGATTTGGATACCATTCATCAGGATCAGTAAACCTGTTAAAAAGGCCCCACATGTTGGGGCCTTTTTTTTGGTAAAAACCATCTGATATCCACGCAAATTTGAAAAGTGGTGCAGCTTGCCGTAAGGCGCTGTATGTGCCACTGCATGTACGTGCAAGAACAGCCTGTAAGCTGAATGCCAAAAAACAATAAGATCGGGCAGATTTTTTAATGAATAAACTTGGTGCCATTATTGCAGTGGCAGTGTGCGTTCTTGTCTTGCTGAATATTTCAACTGTTTTTGCGTTCTTGTTCCTGCTTCTAAAAATTGCTTTGGTTGTTGGGCTTCTTGCTCTGGCAGGGTTTCTGGTTTTTGGTTTTATTGAAAAACCAGAAACGCGCTTAGAGCCCTTTTGGAAATTCACGGATGAGCGTTTCGGCGTAGCATGAGGCTTCCCATGGCGATGTGGATCATGGCCTCTGCGACGTCGATCCGCTGTTCGTAGTCCTTCACAAGGCGACGCCAGCGGATCATCCAACCGAAGGTCCGTTCCACAACCCACCGACGCGGCAGGATTTCAAACCCTTTTGCTGTCTCTGACCGCCGGATGATCTCGACTGTGAAGTCGAGAAAAGTGGCCTTATCCATCAACTGGAGGCGGTCATAGGCTCCATCGGCAAACAGGTGCTTCACCCAAAGCCAGCGTTTACGAATGGCATCAAGGATCATCTGTCCTCCTGCACTGTCCGAAATATCGGCTGTTGTCAGCTGGACCAGGAGAAGGCGGCCATCCGTATCAACTGCGATGTGACGTTTCCGACCGACGATCTTCTTGCCTGCGTCATAACCACGTGTCTTTGCGTGGGGTGCCTTGATACTCTGGCTATCAATGACACCACCCGATGGACTGGTTTCGCGTCCTGTCGCTTCACGATCGAGCATCAGACAGACATCATGAATGGTCTGGAACAGGAAACGGCGCATCAGCCTGCGGAACCACCAGTAAACCGTTTGACATGGGCCAAAATGAACCGGAAGCATCTCCCAACCGCAGCCTGAGCGCACGAGATAGCGCAGAGCATTGATGATCTCACGGAAATCGGTTGTCCGTTTCCGACCACGCCGGTTCGCAGGGGGCATCAGAGGCGCTATGCGCTCCCATTCCTCATCTGTCAGATCAGACGGATAGCGTTTCGTCTTGCGTGTAATTCCGGCCATGCGACCTCGTTGTGCTGGCGTCCACATCCTGCCTTTGAATCACGCTCAAAACCTCTTGAAAACCTATCATAGCGAATTTCCAAAAGGGCTCTTACCTCCGGCCCCAACACCTAAGGGGGAAGCCCCCACAGAGCCGGTTTTTGAGAAACCGTATTTTGATGCTCATGAAAAGGGGCGGGAAGGGGAAGAAAAAGTAAGCGCAATTCTCCAGCATATGGGCTGGCCAGCCTTGCATAATGTTATTCTGGAAGATGGAGGGTTCGAAGAACCGTTGATTGATTTCCCTTCTGCCTGATTTCAGGTTTTTAGCGAGTTGATTGCTGGTTCGTGGACCTGATTTTCACTCTGCGTATTGAGCAGAGAGAGGGTCTCATGCCCTGAATTGCTACGCGCTCGCGTTAATCCGCTCCAGGAGGAGAAAGCGGCGCATATTATAGACGATATTGGCCAGCCCGATCCTCATGGTGGCTCGGGTTATCCCTACGGTTCGTATGAACAGTCCTGTCTGCGATTTCTGATCGGCAAAAACATGCTCGACACGCGACCGAATAACGGACTTTCCGGCGTTGGATCTCTGGATATGTCGTGGCATCGGCTTGAGATGAGGCTTTTTCCTGTGAACCTTCGAGACAA from Acetobacter ascendens includes the following:
- a CDS encoding NERD domain-containing protein, with the protein product MKTYHSEFPKGLLPPAPTPKGEAPTEPVFEKPYFDAHEKGREGEEKVSAILQHMGWPALHNVILEDGGFEEPLIDFPSA
- a CDS encoding replicative DNA helicase, encoding MTTTDTPNQKDESLLALTLRQPPANVEAEQALLGALLTNNRAYDRVSDFLAGEHFANRVNGQIYEAIARRIENGQLADPVTMRAELEHSGILASVGGMAYMAKLLSSMVGIINAGDYGRTIHDAWIRRQLIDIGENVVNSAFGTTMGLSGQDQIEAGEEALFKLATEKGNEGDFVSFNKALSGAISVAAQAFQNEGHVTGLTSGLRDLDKKTGGLHPSDLLILAGRPAMGKTALATKMAFSAARAIMDEAEETGEKPKGAVAIFSLEMSAEQLATRILSEQAEVSGERIRRGDIGQKEFDRFVRVSHELARLPLVIDDTPAISLSAMRTRCRRLKRTQGLCLVVVDYLQLMRPSVGTRPESRVLEISMITQGLKAIAKELEVPVIALSQLSRQVESREDKRPMLSDLRESGSIEQDADAVMFVYRDEYYLQQRMPKETAFESMEKYSMAMDEWQRKMSLVHNKAELILEKQRHGPTGTINLFFEGEYTRFADLDTIHQDQ
- a CDS encoding IS5-like element IS12528 family transposase, with product MWTPAQRGRMAGITRKTKRYPSDLTDEEWERIAPLMPPANRRGRKRTTDFREIINALRYLVRSGCGWEMLPVHFGPCQTVYWWFRRLMRRFLFQTIHDVCLMLDREATGRETSPSGGVIDSQSIKAPHAKTRGYDAGKKIVGRKRHIAVDTDGRLLLVQLTTADISDSAGGQMILDAIRKRWLWVKHLFADGAYDRLQLMDKATFLDFTVEIIRRSETAKGFEILPRRWVVERTFGWMIRWRRLVKDYEQRIDVAEAMIHIAMGSLMLRRNAHP